One part of the Nitrosophilus kaiyonis genome encodes these proteins:
- a CDS encoding MlaD family protein produces MKTEAKVGIFVAIGLVFLFLLSTQVNRFSHFGKKGYIIDAYLDDVSGLEKNVKVKIKGVEVGYVKDINLDGNKVKTKLFIYEGVKIPKDSIIQINQESMLGSKYLNIIPGSSKEYISENEALQKQKKTYTFEETTGSIDEAAKEFKEFIKELREDLKGENGNDLKKSISNLRKITESIQDMIKDNKENLKQSIINLKIMAKELAKAGDKFGNMSSKFSYTADTINEKLPNIMNKIDSLVADLSVTSKELKSKLPQIMDKFSSLENDLQEIVSENKKPLNRAIKSADTFFTSGGETFKKVDNYLNAVAKSQIEVAFRSEYMSSDKFAKNYASFYYIPSPEKYYMLDIISTDDYSKMDENGNVIKPDDHEDSKLLFSAQYGRRYNDILFRIGVIESTGGVGVDYFMFNDKAKLSFEAFDFNAVNDVRGDKAHLKLLARYRFLKHLDTFIGIDNFLNDDARNFFFGLGFDFVDQDLKSILGAASGAGTFIK; encoded by the coding sequence ATGAAAACTGAGGCAAAAGTAGGTATATTTGTTGCAATTGGACTTGTCTTTTTATTTTTGTTAAGTACTCAAGTAAACAGATTTTCTCATTTTGGTAAAAAAGGTTATATAATAGATGCATATCTTGATGATGTATCAGGTTTAGAAAAAAATGTAAAAGTAAAAATTAAAGGGGTTGAAGTAGGTTATGTAAAAGATATAAATCTTGATGGAAATAAGGTAAAAACGAAGCTTTTTATTTATGAAGGTGTTAAAATACCAAAAGATTCAATAATACAAATAAATCAAGAAAGCATGCTTGGTTCTAAATATTTAAATATAATTCCTGGAAGTTCAAAAGAGTATATTTCAGAAAATGAGGCTTTACAAAAACAGAAAAAAACATATACATTTGAAGAGACTACAGGATCAATAGATGAAGCTGCAAAAGAGTTTAAAGAGTTTATTAAAGAGCTAAGAGAAGATCTAAAGGGAGAAAATGGAAATGATTTAAAAAAATCTATTTCAAATTTAAGAAAAATTACTGAATCTATTCAAGATATGATAAAAGATAATAAAGAAAATTTAAAACAGTCAATAATAAATTTAAAAATTATGGCAAAAGAACTAGCTAAAGCTGGAGATAAATTTGGAAATATGTCTTCAAAATTTTCTTATACTGCTGATACTATAAATGAAAAACTTCCAAATATTATGAATAAAATCGATTCTTTAGTTGCTGATTTATCTGTTACTAGTAAAGAATTAAAAAGTAAACTTCCTCAAATTATGGATAAATTTTCCTCGTTGGAAAATGATTTACAAGAAATTGTAAGTGAAAATAAAAAACCTCTAAATAGAGCGATAAAGTCTGCAGATACATTTTTTACATCTGGCGGTGAGACATTTAAAAAAGTTGATAACTATCTAAATGCGGTGGCAAAATCACAAATAGAGGTTGCTTTTAGAAGTGAATATATGAGTAGTGATAAATTTGCTAAAAATTATGCATCGTTTTATTATATTCCTTCTCCTGAAAAATATTATATGTTAGATATAATTTCAACTGATGATTATTCAAAAATGGATGAAAATGGAAATGTAATCAAACCAGATGATCATGAAGATTCTAAACTTCTCTTTTCTGCCCAATATGGAAGAAGGTATAATGATATTTTATTTAGAATAGGTGTAATTGAAAGTACAGGAGGTGTTGGAGTAGACTATTTTATGTTTAATGATAAAGCAAAACTCTCTTTTGAAGCATTTGATTTCAATGCTGTAAATGATGTTAGAGGAGATAAAGCGCATTTGAAACTTTTAGCAAGATATAGATTTTTAAAACATTTAGATACATTTATAGGTATAGATAACTTTTTAAATGATGATGCAAGAAATTTCTTTTTTGGATTGGGATTTGATTTTGTAGATCAAGATTTAAAATCAATTCTTGGTGCTGCAAGTGGTGCTGGCACTTTTATAAAGTGA
- a CDS encoding J domain-containing protein translates to MEEEKIVKKIQNALNVLGLPPLVSLKDIKHRYYLLAKKYHPDVGGNKEEMERINRAYKLLKEYIENYKFSFSEEEILKQFPTKNHANKFRF, encoded by the coding sequence ATGGAAGAAGAAAAAATAGTTAAAAAAATTCAAAATGCACTTAATGTTTTAGGACTTCCTCCGCTTGTTTCATTAAAAGATATAAAACATAGATATTATCTACTTGCAAAAAAGTATCATCCAGATGTTGGGGGAAATAAAGAAGAGATGGAAAGGATAAATAGGGCATATAAATTATTAAAAGAGTATATAGAAAATTATAAATTCAGTTTTAGTGAAGAGGAAATATTAAAACAGTTTCCTACAAAAAATCATGCAAATAAATTTAGATTTTAA
- a CDS encoding polyribonucleotide nucleotidyltransferase yields MHCTFEFDMNNNKEIYEFGKVAKQANGAVLLKSGKTVMLATVVMDKNPVEEDFLPLTVQYIEKSYAAGKIPGGFVKREQKPGDFETLTARIVDRAIRPLFPKGFLYPVVITVMVLSADEEADLQVLALNAASAALYVSDIPIRTAVCGIRVAKIDGEIVINPKLSQLENSTLDLYLAGTKDDLLMIEMRSIGTYEPEILPPSMVDPMLDPTLAEEVVMIKNPNAFDEEELSNIILQGKEAINSACSEYEKYFIEVAKEELEVEIKPEKIDENIWTYVDEIYKDDIYKAINAMAKSERAQHLEEIVKKIAEDEIAKEQGWEEDTIFKVVDKYKRKIVRDMILNERKRADGRGLKDVRKIDIETNILPSAHGSCLFTRGQTQALVVCTIGEKSAAQMYELLTSKGPEYEHFMVHYNFPPFSVGEARPIGAPGRRELGHGNLAKRALEPVVDVPEDKTIRLVSEILESNGSSSMATVCGGALALKAANIEIKDLVAGVAMGLVIENDKYAILTDIMGLEDHDGDMDFKVAGTKDGITALQMDIKLGGIEANILKEALIQAKEAREHILNIMEDAAKKIEINEENLPTSKTITVHPSKIAQIIGQAGKTIKEIIEKFEVNIDIEREKGKVKVTGKNKPKVIAACEHIKTIAQKEEEKIPQFKEGEILKGKVKRIANFGAFVELPGGIDGLLHISKLSSGRVEKVEDVVNIGDEVEVEVLNQKGHKIELALRQVFK; encoded by the coding sequence ATGCATTGTACATTTGAATTTGATATGAATAACAATAAAGAGATATATGAATTTGGAAAGGTAGCAAAACAAGCTAATGGAGCAGTTTTATTAAAAAGTGGTAAAACTGTAATGCTTGCTACTGTAGTAATGGATAAAAATCCTGTTGAAGAGGATTTTTTACCATTAACCGTTCAATATATAGAAAAATCTTATGCGGCTGGTAAGATTCCAGGAGGATTTGTTAAAAGAGAACAAAAACCAGGAGATTTTGAGACATTAACTGCAAGGATTGTTGATAGGGCAATTAGACCACTTTTTCCAAAAGGCTTTTTATATCCAGTAGTAATTACAGTAATGGTTTTAAGTGCTGATGAAGAGGCTGATTTACAAGTTTTAGCTTTAAATGCAGCAAGTGCAGCTTTATATGTAAGTGATATTCCAATCAGGACAGCTGTTTGTGGGATAAGAGTGGCAAAAATTGATGGAGAAATAGTAATAAATCCAAAGCTTTCACAACTTGAAAATAGTACTTTAGATCTATATTTAGCAGGTACAAAAGATGATCTTTTAATGATTGAAATGAGATCTATTGGAACATATGAACCTGAAATTTTACCACCTTCAATGGTTGACCCAATGCTAGATCCTACTTTGGCTGAAGAGGTGGTAATGATAAAAAATCCAAATGCATTTGATGAAGAAGAGCTTTCAAATATCATTTTACAAGGCAAAGAAGCAATAAATAGTGCATGTAGTGAATATGAAAAATATTTTATTGAAGTTGCTAAAGAAGAGTTAGAAGTAGAGATCAAACCAGAAAAGATTGATGAAAATATCTGGACATATGTTGATGAGATTTATAAAGATGATATTTATAAAGCTATAAATGCAATGGCTAAAAGCGAAAGAGCTCAACATCTTGAAGAGATAGTAAAAAAGATTGCTGAAGATGAAATTGCAAAAGAGCAAGGTTGGGAAGAAGATACAATTTTTAAAGTGGTAGATAAATATAAAAGAAAAATTGTTAGAGATATGATTTTAAATGAGAGAAAAAGAGCAGATGGAAGGGGATTAAAAGATGTTAGGAAAATAGATATTGAAACAAATATTTTACCTTCTGCACATGGATCATGCCTTTTTACAAGGGGACAAACTCAAGCACTTGTAGTTTGTACAATTGGAGAAAAAAGTGCTGCTCAAATGTATGAACTTTTAACAAGTAAAGGACCAGAATATGAGCATTTTATGGTTCATTACAATTTTCCACCTTTTAGTGTTGGAGAAGCTAGGCCTATTGGGGCTCCTGGAAGAAGAGAACTTGGACATGGAAATCTTGCAAAAAGAGCTTTAGAACCAGTTGTAGATGTTCCTGAAGATAAAACAATAAGACTTGTATCAGAAATTTTAGAATCAAATGGTTCATCATCAATGGCTACTGTATGTGGGGGAGCTTTAGCTTTAAAAGCAGCAAATATAGAGATAAAAGATCTTGTTGCTGGTGTTGCTATGGGGCTAGTTATAGAAAATGATAAATATGCAATTTTAACCGATATTATGGGACTCGAAGATCATGATGGAGATATGGATTTTAAAGTTGCAGGAACTAAAGATGGAATAACTGCATTACAAATGGATATTAAGCTTGGTGGAATTGAGGCAAATATATTAAAAGAAGCCCTTATTCAAGCTAAAGAAGCAAGAGAGCATATTTTAAATATTATGGAAGATGCTGCAAAAAAAATTGAGATAAACGAAGAAAATCTTCCAACATCAAAAACCATAACAGTTCATCCAAGTAAAATTGCACAAATAATAGGTCAAGCTGGGAAAACAATAAAAGAGATTATTGAAAAATTTGAAGTTAATATAGATATAGAAAGAGAAAAAGGAAAAGTAAAAGTTACTGGAAAAAACAAGCCAAAAGTTATAGCTGCATGTGAACATATTAAAACGATAGCGCAAAAAGAGGAAGAGAAAATTCCGCAGTTTAAAGAGGGCGAAATTTTAAAAGGAAAAGTAAAAAGAATAGCAAATTTTGGTGCCTTTGTTGAGCTTCCTGGTGGCATTGATGGACTTCTTCATATATCAAAACTTTCATCTGGTAGAGTTGAAAAAGTTGAAGATGTGGTAAATATTGGTGATGAAGTAGAAGTTGAAGTTTTAAATCAAAAAGGACATAAAATAGAGCTTGCTTTGAGGCAAGTTTTTAAATAA
- a CDS encoding F0F1 ATP synthase subunit C, whose product MKKLFLLMIAFVGFAFAGEGESMIQAYSVIAAGVGLGIAAAGGGLGMGHTAAATIAGTARNPGLGGKLMTTMFIALAMIEAQVIYTLVIALIALYANPFLG is encoded by the coding sequence ATGAAAAAGCTTTTTTTACTTATGATTGCATTTGTTGGTTTTGCTTTTGCTGGCGAAGGTGAAAGCATGATTCAAGCATACAGTGTTATAGCTGCTGGTGTTGGTCTTGGTATTGCTGCTGCTGGTGGTGGTCTTGGTATGGGACATACTGCAGCTGCAACTATTGCAGGAACTGCAAGAAACCCGGGTCTTGGTGGTAAACTAATGACTACAATGTTCATTGCTCTTGCAATGATCGAAGCACAAGTTATCTATACACTTGTTATTGCTCTAATAGCTCTTTATGCTAACCCATTCTTAGGATAA
- a CDS encoding polysaccharide deacetylase family protein: protein MILKNNVPQKNIFLFPYILKIFLIAIFLLFLSSYLTIKIFQNFTDINVFAPISKKEKKIYILKSNSTIKRFNDIGVGEKNYLWNIETIKNVLNKNGYKPVVIKENEIKKMPEKSTLLLIDAISLPKKIQKNILKFLENGGSLIFNFNCAYSDEKGNFLGDNFVKKITNFKNNKKYSHLNTKNSDIFIVPKILSPFHNSSKNGKRADLVLYDNIPYFKSSSIPDITLTNWSLTSPPLDQFNKRLSINESGVLWHGNYKKGMWIYFSFPFYSFFSSKENSNYYDNLLLDIINFAYNGYSIAKFPYIDKKDLVFISEDTEYKFENLKNFSNLSKKYKLYTTAFCVANLAEKNRDIFIQSSKNIYLEIASHSYSHTNLLNESEKKLEKEIKYSKEILEKLSKRKVIGFRPPREEVDKNVIKWLTNSGYRYVLEKNKDQLFPFFYNDTLLTIPRVGTDDYAYMAETDMTKKEIFENIIEEMKFITSLNGIYTLSVHTHLFTYKDNIITLAKFFNYLKINKKNVANGEQIYNIIKQFYNINLDIKKAEKNFIVTVSNLNTKDVENFKFRLYWNKFSKIKKPYSQFSGIKIYIKNFNKERYSDITIKKLPPKTTINITIPFES from the coding sequence ATGATTTTGAAAAATAATGTGCCTCAAAAAAATATTTTTTTATTTCCTTATATATTGAAAATATTTTTAATTGCTATTTTTTTACTCTTTTTATCTTCATATTTAACTATAAAAATTTTTCAAAATTTTACTGATATAAATGTATTTGCTCCTATTTCAAAAAAAGAGAAAAAGATTTATATTTTAAAATCAAATTCAACCATTAAAAGATTTAATGATATAGGAGTTGGAGAAAAAAATTATTTATGGAATATTGAGACAATAAAAAATGTTCTTAATAAAAATGGATATAAACCGGTTGTTATTAAAGAAAATGAGATAAAAAAAATGCCAGAAAAATCTACCTTACTTTTAATTGATGCAATATCCTTACCTAAAAAAATACAAAAAAATATATTGAAATTTTTAGAAAATGGAGGAAGTTTAATTTTTAATTTTAATTGTGCTTATAGTGATGAAAAAGGCAATTTTTTAGGAGATAATTTTGTAAAGAAAATAACTAATTTTAAAAATAACAAAAAATATTCTCATTTAAATACAAAAAACAGTGATATATTTATAGTACCAAAAATATTATCCCCTTTTCACAATAGTTCAAAAAATGGTAAAAGAGCTGATTTAGTACTTTATGATAATATTCCCTATTTTAAATCTTCTTCTATTCCAGATATTACACTAACCAACTGGTCTTTAACTTCTCCACCACTTGATCAATTTAATAAAAGACTTTCTATAAATGAATCTGGTGTATTATGGCATGGAAATTATAAAAAAGGTATGTGGATATATTTCTCTTTTCCATTTTATTCATTTTTCTCTTCAAAAGAAAATAGCAACTATTATGATAATTTATTATTAGATATTATAAACTTTGCTTATAATGGATATAGCATTGCAAAATTCCCTTACATTGATAAAAAAGATTTAGTATTTATTTCTGAAGATACAGAATATAAATTTGAAAATTTGAAAAATTTTTCCAATTTATCAAAAAAATATAAACTTTATACTACAGCTTTTTGTGTAGCAAATTTAGCAGAAAAGAATAGGGATATTTTTATTCAATCAAGTAAAAATATATATTTAGAGATTGCATCACATAGCTATTCACATACAAATTTATTAAATGAAAGTGAAAAAAAATTAGAAAAAGAGATAAAATATTCAAAAGAAATATTGGAAAAATTATCAAAAAGAAAAGTAATAGGTTTTAGACCACCAAGAGAAGAGGTAGATAAAAATGTTATAAAATGGTTAACAAATAGTGGATATAGATATGTATTGGAAAAAAACAAAGACCAACTATTTCCATTTTTTTACAATGATACACTACTGACTATACCTCGTGTCGGCACAGATGATTATGCATATATGGCTGAAACAGATATGACAAAAAAAGAGATTTTTGAAAATATTATTGAAGAGATGAAATTCATAACATCATTAAATGGAATATATACTTTAAGTGTCCATACACATCTTTTTACATATAAAGATAATATTATTACTTTGGCTAAATTTTTTAATTATCTTAAAATAAATAAAAAAAATGTAGCAAATGGAGAACAGATTTATAATATTATAAAACAGTTTTATAATATAAATTTAGATATTAAAAAGGCAGAAAAAAATTTTATTGTAACTGTGTCAAATTTAAATACGAAAGATGTTGAAAATTTCAAATTCAGACTCTATTGGAATAAATTTTCAAAAATTAAAAAACCATACTCTCAATTTTCAGGTATTAAAATTTACATAAAAAACTTTAATAAAGAAAGATATAGTGATATTACAATTAAAAAACTACCTCCAAAAACGACTATAAATATAACTATACCTTTTGAATCATGA
- a CDS encoding glycosyltransferase — protein sequence MKEILFIFFIIFLITFSLYHSANLIDYYINFESTFIRFGVILIIAFTFIIILRYLSLIIFSILKTVFKSAEEKPISYKNFKVSAIIPAYNEGVIIKAPIRSLLQQTYKNLEIIVVDDGSTDDTYKQAKFFENLSNNVKVYKKRNEGKAKALNFGIERSTGELILCIDADSRLDKYAVEKMVEYFNDEEISAVAGSVFVANQNNILTKLQALEYVEGLNMARNGQAFLKLVNIIPGPIGMFRKKSVKEVGGYDSDTFAEDCDLTLKLLDNGYKIEFESDAVAYTEAPEHLLDLLKQRYRWTRGILQSIKKHKKRLFSFKKPSMFFVLWYMLFEAVLWPFMDTWANMFLIFISLKYGADILLIYWWLFFTILDVAGAFYCIMVTKDNLKLALYAIFYRLYFISIINISKVFATLEEWFNIEMNWGKLERKGKL from the coding sequence ATGAAAGAGATTTTATTTATTTTTTTTATAATATTTTTAATAACTTTTAGTTTATATCATTCGGCAAATCTTATTGATTACTATATTAATTTTGAATCAACTTTTATTAGATTTGGTGTAATTTTAATCATTGCTTTTACTTTCATTATTATTCTTAGATATCTATCTTTGATAATTTTTTCTATTCTTAAAACTGTTTTTAAAAGTGCAGAAGAAAAACCAATCAGTTATAAAAATTTTAAAGTATCTGCAATTATTCCTGCATACAATGAAGGAGTTATTATAAAAGCACCAATCCGCTCTTTATTACAACAAACATATAAAAATTTAGAAATCATTGTTGTCGATGATGGTTCAACTGATGACACATATAAACAGGCAAAATTTTTTGAAAATTTATCTAATAATGTAAAAGTTTATAAAAAAAGAAACGAAGGTAAAGCAAAAGCATTAAATTTTGGTATTGAAAGATCAACAGGTGAGTTAATTTTATGTATAGATGCTGATTCCAGACTTGATAAATATGCGGTAGAAAAAATGGTTGAATATTTTAATGATGAGGAAATATCTGCAGTTGCCGGTTCTGTTTTTGTTGCAAATCAAAATAATATATTAACAAAACTCCAAGCATTAGAATATGTAGAAGGCTTAAATATGGCTAGAAATGGCCAAGCTTTTTTAAAGTTGGTAAATATCATACCTGGCCCAATAGGAATGTTTAGAAAAAAAAGTGTTAAAGAAGTTGGAGGATATGATAGCGATACATTTGCAGAAGATTGTGATTTAACTCTAAAACTTTTAGATAATGGATATAAAATAGAGTTTGAATCGGATGCTGTTGCATACACAGAAGCCCCTGAACATCTTTTAGATCTTTTAAAACAGAGATATAGATGGACAAGAGGTATTTTACAATCTATCAAAAAACATAAAAAACGCCTTTTCTCCTTTAAAAAGCCTTCAATGTTTTTTGTTTTGTGGTATATGCTATTTGAAGCTGTACTTTGGCCATTTATGGATACCTGGGCAAATATGTTTTTAATATTTATTTCATTAAAGTATGGAGCAGATATTTTATTGATTTATTGGTGGCTTTTTTTTACAATATTGGATGTAGCAGGTGCTTTTTACTGTATAATGGTCACAAAAGACAATCTAAAATTAGCTCTTTATGCTATATTTTACAGACTATATTTTATATCAATTATAAATATTTCAAAAGTTTTTGCAACTCTTGAAGAGTGGTTCAATATAGAAATGAATTGGGGAAAACTTGAAAGAAAAGGAAAATTGTAA
- a CDS encoding tetratricopeptide repeat protein, with protein MKMIFILILLLLSLFANENLKQNLFNKSEKEIIINFKKDYDFSPIEKYAQYLYIFKSKKKTINFLKKFISKYPFYKYAYKVLAMYQVYIHNIKDARKSLKKIGLKDEEIDFEIAKYLAWNGDFELSKKIFLKIIKNSKNKKLKIKSFKYMGFIYYWNGDYKKAKKYFNEYLKFYKSDEVNEALMVIEKKYQYLIKKYEKLYKSNPDNIQYIYKLALYNQKAGNIKKAIKFYEVYYGKNPLDISVLRELGILYLRLKNEDVGFNYLKKYAQITQTFLAYKELYNHYIWFNKIHEAQNLFLYMSQKFKNNKEFIIFREKHYYKMYKIFNERKEYKKAIKYLEKIKFVNCQYFYEYINLLQILNIYESLEKNIKEFKIQCKNEKKLIQKIKSLEENLTKVKVAEGIKKDIKPKYSVLDLYKLKKIKIKNTSQLLSKDNIEDKIDIEENILKNDKTLEFDFYHYSDKDHINFYNKKIVFSKIFNDKVNLHISPQIWKLIDDESLKGKTLQTSLKYSNYNFGINFDKFNSKTDFSPYFQYETTYKKVSIRTTIKKRNYGFLKYRKYLFDERIDAISLDFDFYKDIDLKKKKYIWASIEFDKVDDGNKALTAQFVYQYLFKKYYSFENGFIVSGWYHLNSKTSDYYYSPKFYDSTFLGIETKKIKNNYSFLFKPEIGYSFKESSFLYQISSWLEYRFDQHSSIKLSFIQGNSLSKSSNNQNYWYREVNFKLLYRW; from the coding sequence ATGAAAATGATTTTCATTTTAATTTTGCTTCTTTTATCTCTCTTTGCAAATGAAAATTTAAAACAAAATCTATTTAATAAATCTGAGAAAGAGATTATTATAAATTTTAAGAAAGATTATGATTTCTCTCCTATAGAAAAATATGCACAATACCTATATATATTTAAATCAAAAAAGAAAACAATTAATTTTTTAAAAAAATTTATTTCAAAATATCCTTTCTATAAATATGCATATAAAGTACTTGCAATGTATCAAGTCTACATTCATAATATAAAAGATGCTAGAAAATCTTTAAAAAAAATTGGTTTAAAAGATGAAGAGATAGATTTTGAAATTGCTAAATATCTTGCATGGAATGGTGACTTTGAATTAAGCAAAAAAATATTTTTAAAAATAATCAAAAATAGTAAAAATAAAAAACTTAAAATAAAATCTTTTAAATATATGGGATTTATATATTATTGGAATGGAGATTATAAAAAAGCAAAAAAATATTTCAATGAATATCTGAAATTTTACAAAAGTGATGAAGTAAATGAAGCTTTAATGGTAATCGAAAAAAAATATCAATATTTAATTAAAAAATATGAAAAATTATATAAATCAAATCCAGATAATATTCAATACATTTATAAACTCGCACTTTATAATCAAAAAGCAGGAAATATAAAAAAAGCAATTAAATTTTATGAAGTTTATTATGGGAAAAATCCTTTAGATATATCTGTTTTAAGAGAGTTAGGAATTTTATATTTAAGATTGAAAAATGAAGATGTTGGATTTAATTATTTAAAAAAATATGCACAAATAACACAAACTTTTTTGGCATATAAGGAGCTATATAATCATTATATATGGTTTAATAAAATTCATGAAGCTCAAAATCTTTTTTTATATATGTCACAAAAATTTAAAAATAATAAAGAATTTATTATTTTTAGAGAAAAACATTATTATAAAATGTACAAAATTTTTAATGAAAGAAAAGAGTATAAAAAAGCTATTAAATATTTAGAAAAAATAAAATTTGTTAATTGCCAATATTTTTATGAATATATTAATTTACTTCAAATATTAAATATATACGAATCACTTGAAAAAAATATTAAAGAGTTTAAAATCCAATGTAAAAATGAAAAAAAATTAATACAAAAGATAAAATCTTTAGAAGAGAATCTAACAAAAGTAAAAGTAGCTGAAGGAATCAAAAAAGATATCAAACCAAAATATAGTGTATTGGATCTTTATAAATTAAAAAAAATTAAAATAAAAAATACATCTCAATTGCTTTCAAAAGATAATATAGAAGATAAAATTGATATAGAAGAAAATATACTAAAAAACGATAAAACTTTAGAGTTTGATTTTTATCATTATAGTGATAAAGATCATATTAACTTTTATAATAAAAAAATAGTTTTTTCTAAGATATTTAACGACAAAGTTAATCTACATATATCACCACAAATTTGGAAACTTATTGATGATGAAAGTCTAAAGGGAAAAACTTTACAGACATCTTTAAAATATTCAAACTATAATTTTGGAATTAATTTTGACAAATTTAATTCAAAAACTGATTTTAGCCCATATTTTCAATATGAAACTACATATAAAAAAGTCTCAATAAGAACTACTATCAAAAAAAGAAATTATGGATTTTTAAAATATAGAAAATATCTTTTTGATGAAAGAATTGATGCAATCTCTTTAGATTTTGATTTTTATAAAGATATAGATCTAAAAAAGAAAAAATATATATGGGCATCTATTGAATTTGATAAAGTTGATGATGGGAATAAAGCTTTGACTGCTCAATTTGTTTATCAATATCTATTTAAAAAATATTACTCTTTTGAAAATGGTTTTATTGTTTCTGGCTGGTATCATCTTAATTCAAAAACAAGTGATTATTACTATTCTCCTAAATTTTATGATAGTACATTTTTAGGTATAGAGACAAAAAAAATAAAAAACAACTATTCTTTCTTATTTAAGCCTGAAATTGGATATAGTTTTAAAGAAAGTAGCTTTTTATATCAAATTTCATCTTGGTTAGAGTATCGATTTGATCAACATTCAAGTATAAAATTATCTTTTATACAAGGAAATTCTTTATCAAAAAGCTCTAATAATCAAAATTACTGGTATAGAGAAGTAAACTTCAAGCTATTATATAGATGGTAA
- a CDS encoding ThiF family adenylyltransferase has translation MRFERCRTLFGKDFERLQNAKILILGVGGVGSFCLDCLYRSGVLNITIVDYDVYEITNQNRQIGSEHIGEKKVEVLKKLYPNIKAIEVKIDQNWVENFDFEPFDIVIDAIDDINAKVAIAKKCSNKLISSMGSAKKCDPTLIKSASIWKTYGDAFAKKFRYELKKAGFKGDFLAVFSPEEAKCKDLGSFVGVTGSFGLVLCSEAIKFISIKQ, from the coding sequence TTGAGATTTGAAAGATGTAGAACTCTGTTTGGCAAAGATTTTGAAAGATTGCAAAATGCAAAAATTTTAATTCTTGGAGTTGGTGGAGTTGGAAGTTTTTGTTTAGATTGTTTATATAGAAGCGGTGTTTTAAATATTACTATTGTGGATTATGATGTATATGAAATTACAAATCAAAATAGGCAGATAGGAAGTGAGCATATAGGAGAAAAAAAGGTTGAAGTTTTAAAAAAGCTTTATCCAAATATAAAAGCAATAGAGGTAAAAATCGATCAAAATTGGGTAGAAAATTTTGATTTTGAGCCTTTTGATATTGTTATAGATGCTATTGATGATATCAATGCAAAAGTTGCTATTGCAAAAAAGTGTTCAAATAAACTAATCTCATCTATGGGAAGTGCAAAAAAGTGTGATCCAACTCTTATAAAAAGTGCATCTATTTGGAAAACATATGGAGATGCTTTTGCAAAAAAGTTTAGATATGAGCTTAAAAAAGCTGGATTTAAAGGAGATTTTTTAGCTGTGTTTTCGCCTGAAGAGGCCAAATGTAAAGATTTAGGAAGCTTTGTTGGAGTCACTGGTTCTTTTGGACTTGTGTTATGTAGTGAAGCTATAAAATTTATTTCAATAAAACAATAA